The following is a genomic window from Candidatus Polarisedimenticolia bacterium.
CGGGTCGGCGTGTCCGCCGCCAGCCCCAGCTTCACCAGCGGCGCGCTTGGGGCCAGCTCCGGGAGCCATAGATCGTAGAAGTCTCGGCGGGCGAGGTCCTCCTTGCGCACCCCGCGCGGCGGGAAGCGCACCGTCCCGATTCGCAGCCCTTCGTCCTGCTCCCGCGGGCTGCCCAGCCTCACGATGCGCACCGCCATGACCGTTCCTCCGATGGAGAATGCCGCCTTCAGGCGGCCGACGCGGCGACGCGGCGCATCCAGCGCTCCTTGCCCACGACCGCCAGCG
Proteins encoded in this region:
- a CDS encoding DUF488 family protein, yielding MAVRIVRLGSPREQDEGLRIGTVRFPPRGVRKEDLARRDFYDLWLPELAPSAPLVKLGLAADTPTRWTVYTRRYRTEMRAPDKIRLLRLLAGLSIAANFSVGCYCADETRCHRSLLRVLLHDQGAHLAP